Part of the Gammaproteobacteria bacterium genome is shown below.
GGCGATGCCACTCCTGAGCCTGGAGGCATTGCGACTGCTCTCCAATCTGGAGACCGAAAGATACAAACTTCTACAAGTGGTGCTATTCGGTCAACCGGAACTCGATGGGAAGTTGTCTCACAAATCGGTACGCCAACTATTGCAGCGCATCATTTTTCAGTATCACTTGATGCCACTTGCGTATGACGAGGTCGGACACTACCTCTCTCATCGCCTTAGCGTGGCCGGCTACCGGGGAGGACCATTGTTTCTTTCGGATGCAGTAGACGTGTTGTATCGTGCCACCCGAGGTACGCCACGCCTAATCAATATTCTGGCGCACAAGTCGCTCCTGTTGGCCTACGGCGAGGGAAGTAACCAGGTGACGAAGAGCCACATTTTAGCTGCAGTTGCCGACACACCTGCGGCGAGACAACCATTTTGGCGTTTTTGGGGACACCTGCCGTGAGCATTATCAATCGCACGTTGCAGGCTCTGGA
Proteins encoded:
- a CDS encoding MSHA biogenesis protein MshM, with product MYKTHFGLLEDPFSITPDTNFLIPTQGYQEAFNTLSIAVQNGAGFIKITGEVGTGKTLLCRKFLSDLGPEYVTAYIHSPYLEPQTLLLALADELAVPLPDSGVNNNQHLLLKLLTQALSEIAYQGKRAVLCIDEAQAMPLLSLEALRLLSNLETERYKLLQVVLFGQPELDGKLSHKSVRQLLQRIIFQYHLMPLAYDEVGHYLSHRLSVAGYRGGPLFLSDAVDVLYRATRGTPRLINILAHKSLLLAYGEGSNQVTKSHILAAVADTPAARQPFWRFWGHLP